From Pelosinus fermentans DSM 17108, the proteins below share one genomic window:
- a CDS encoding thiolase family protein, whose product MNPVYMIGGLRTPIGKTDGFLKDLLPEQLASSILNEVIHKYNLSPKDIDQVILGNAIGPGGNIARVSVLAAGWPYSIPAITVDTQCGSGLSAINLAASQIQSGQAELVLAGGVESTSLAPRRQFNPADPRFQGEHVYYERAPFSTPAIGDPEVGDAAEYLAEYLSISREDMDAFALESHRRASITKEQDVFNDIITPIQTAGKLIDSDECIRNRMSLKLLERMQPVFKAEGKITAGNTCLKHDGAAIILLASSNAVKKYNLKPQAMITGTASCGCDPNLFPLGPVDSIQKLLRQNKLQVKDIDALEMNEAFAVKILACCRQLNFSLDKTNILGGALAYGHPYGASGAIILLHLLKALQQVNGQRGIAAIGAVGGMGIATLIERC is encoded by the coding sequence ATGAATCCAGTATATATGATTGGCGGCCTGAGAACCCCCATAGGAAAAACGGACGGATTCTTAAAAGATCTGCTGCCTGAACAGCTCGCATCTAGTATCTTAAATGAAGTAATTCATAAATATAACCTATCGCCAAAAGACATCGATCAAGTCATCTTAGGAAATGCTATAGGCCCAGGCGGTAATATTGCCAGGGTTTCGGTGCTTGCAGCAGGCTGGCCTTACAGTATTCCTGCCATTACCGTTGATACCCAGTGCGGTTCCGGATTAAGTGCCATTAACTTGGCCGCTAGTCAAATCCAATCGGGTCAGGCTGAACTAGTACTCGCCGGAGGCGTGGAAAGCACCAGCCTGGCTCCTAGACGGCAGTTTAATCCTGCTGACCCGCGCTTTCAGGGAGAACATGTATATTATGAAAGAGCCCCCTTCTCCACTCCAGCAATCGGTGATCCAGAAGTCGGGGATGCAGCAGAATACCTTGCAGAATATCTGTCCATTTCTCGAGAAGATATGGATGCATTCGCTCTTGAAAGTCATAGAAGAGCCTCTATTACAAAAGAACAAGATGTATTTAATGATATCATCACTCCTATCCAAACAGCAGGAAAACTTATTGATTCCGATGAATGTATCAGAAACCGTATGAGTCTGAAACTCCTAGAGCGAATGCAGCCGGTTTTTAAGGCAGAAGGTAAAATCACAGCAGGAAATACCTGCTTAAAACATGATGGAGCCGCCATAATCCTCCTGGCCTCTTCAAATGCGGTAAAAAAATATAATTTAAAGCCGCAAGCAATGATCACTGGTACAGCAAGCTGTGGCTGTGACCCCAACCTTTTCCCATTAGGACCCGTTGACTCCATTCAAAAATTATTGCGGCAAAATAAATTACAAGTAAAGGATATCGATGCCCTTGAAATGAATGAGGCTTTTGCCGTAAAAATCCTGGCCTGCTGCCGTCAATTGAATTTTAGTCTGGATAAGACCAATATTCTGGGAGGTGCCTTAGCCTATGGTCATCCCTATGGAGCCTCCGGAGCAATCATCTTGCTGCATTTACTAAAAGCCTTGCAGCAAGTAAACGGCCAGCGGGGAATTGCTGCGATTGGAGCCGTAGGAGGCATGGGAATTGCAACCCTTATTGAAAGGTGTTAA
- a CDS encoding biotin transporter BioY — translation MSRKNNVTDFVYAALFAALIAVLGLVAIPLPISPVPVTGQSLAIMLAGSILTVRQAAYSVLTFLLLGAVGVPVFAGMTGGIGIIVGPRGGYLLGFLAGAIVIALLKGQSNNKWRLALVNVLGGIIIVYTFGVLWLGFVTGMGLEKAFTVGALPYIPGDLFKAFVATVVGTAVNRQLQKAGSR, via the coding sequence ATGTCAAGAAAAAATAACGTAACTGATTTTGTTTATGCAGCACTTTTCGCAGCTTTAATCGCAGTGCTCGGACTAGTTGCCATACCACTGCCAATTAGTCCTGTTCCTGTCACAGGTCAGTCTCTGGCCATAATGCTGGCAGGCAGCATACTAACAGTAAGACAAGCTGCTTACAGCGTATTGACCTTTCTACTGCTTGGTGCCGTAGGCGTGCCTGTCTTTGCAGGTATGACAGGGGGAATTGGCATTATTGTCGGTCCGAGAGGTGGATATCTCCTTGGCTTCTTAGCTGGAGCTATTGTGATTGCCCTATTAAAAGGACAAAGCAACAACAAATGGCGTCTGGCTCTCGTAAATGTATTAGGCGGTATCATCATTGTTTATACCTTCGGAGTACTATGGCTAGGTTTTGTTACAGGCATGGGATTAGAAAAGGCCTTCACTGTCGGTGCTCTTCCCTATATACCAGGAGATTTATTTAAAGCCTTTGTCGCAACGGTTGTAGGCACAGCTGTGAATCGGCAGCTCCAAAAAGCTGGGTCACGCTGA
- a CDS encoding FxLYD domain-containing protein, with protein MIHRKRYLYVFLTALFMLNAVLGICSASERISSDSIKFQRTGWNFDSKGANVFVGTLKNVSGKDIEFIGLRCGFYDAKGVQLDHGVVILRDVLKDEYAAFEFYPSAPDGTVTATISSVDVYIK; from the coding sequence ATGATACATAGAAAAAGATACTTGTATGTATTCCTGACTGCTTTATTTATGTTGAATGCAGTGCTAGGGATTTGCAGCGCTTCCGAAAGAATTAGTTCGGATTCAATAAAGTTTCAAAGAACGGGGTGGAATTTTGATTCTAAAGGGGCAAATGTTTTTGTTGGAACGCTGAAGAATGTTTCCGGGAAAGATATCGAATTCATCGGGCTAAGGTGTGGCTTTTATGATGCCAAAGGAGTACAGCTCGATCATGGTGTTGTCATACTGCGGGACGTTTTAAAGGACGAATATGCTGCATTCGAGTTCTATCCCTCTGCTCCAGATGGAACAGTTACAGCTACCATATCAAGTGTAGATGTATATATCAAATAA
- a CDS encoding aspartate ammonia-lyase, whose amino-acid sequence MHLEHDFLGEMEVPDNVYYGVQTLRAMENFKITGQKLDSDFVDSLAIVKKAAAKANILTGRLDKIIGEAIIAAADEIISGKLHDQFCVDPIQGGAGTSANMNMNEVLSNRALELIGDKKGNYERISPNNHANMAQSTNDAFPTAIKVCAIRKGRILVSSLQNLALALDEKAEEFQDVLKMGRTHLQDAVPITMGQEFAAYASSVRRGAERVEDVLRRLYKVNMGATAVGTGLNAEPEYIREVAKQLAEMTQEPFVTADNLVDATNNTDVFADVSGAMKVTALALIKIANDFRMMASGPRCGLNELDLPARQPGSSIMPGKVNPVIPEVLNQTCYQVIGNDLAVTLGVENGQFELNVMEPVMAFNIFNSMMYLTNAVDAFNTLCVQNVKANKEQCEAWLEGSVGIVTALLPHIGYENSSMLAKEAYKTGRPVRELILKKRLLTQEAMNIILSPEEMTQPGIAGKRLVNM is encoded by the coding sequence ATGCATTTAGAACATGATTTTTTAGGTGAAATGGAAGTTCCAGATAATGTTTACTATGGAGTACAAACCCTGCGGGCTATGGAAAATTTTAAGATTACAGGTCAAAAATTAGATTCAGATTTTGTAGATTCTCTGGCGATTGTAAAAAAAGCGGCGGCAAAAGCTAATATCCTTACAGGTCGTCTGGATAAAATCATTGGAGAAGCAATCATTGCTGCTGCGGATGAAATTATCAGTGGTAAATTACATGATCAGTTTTGCGTAGATCCAATTCAAGGCGGTGCTGGAACTTCTGCAAATATGAATATGAATGAAGTTCTTTCGAATCGTGCATTGGAGTTAATTGGTGATAAAAAGGGTAATTACGAACGTATTTCACCAAATAATCATGCCAATATGGCCCAATCAACGAATGATGCATTTCCGACCGCGATTAAGGTTTGTGCCATTCGTAAAGGTCGTATTCTCGTTTCATCTCTGCAGAATCTAGCTCTAGCCTTAGATGAAAAGGCAGAAGAGTTTCAAGATGTTCTCAAAATGGGTCGGACTCATTTGCAAGATGCAGTACCCATCACCATGGGGCAAGAATTTGCTGCTTATGCTTCATCAGTTAGACGTGGTGCTGAGCGTGTAGAAGATGTTTTACGGCGTTTATATAAAGTAAATATGGGGGCTACAGCTGTTGGTACGGGGCTCAATGCGGAACCTGAGTATATTCGTGAGGTAGCCAAGCAATTAGCCGAGATGACTCAAGAACCATTTGTAACGGCTGATAATCTAGTCGATGCTACGAATAATACAGACGTTTTTGCTGATGTATCTGGAGCGATGAAAGTTACCGCGTTGGCTCTGATTAAAATAGCAAATGATTTTCGCATGATGGCCTCTGGTCCACGCTGCGGACTTAATGAGCTTGATTTACCAGCACGTCAGCCTGGTTCATCCATCATGCCTGGTAAAGTGAATCCAGTGATTCCGGAAGTTCTAAACCAGACTTGCTATCAGGTTATTGGCAATGATTTGGCTGTGACGCTAGGTGTTGAGAATGGACAATTTGAATTGAATGTAATGGAACCTGTGATGGCATTTAATATCTTCAATTCCATGATGTATTTGACAAATGCCGTTGATGCTTTCAATACATTGTGTGTACAAAATGTAAAAGCAAACAAAGAACAATGCGAAGCATGGTTAGAAGGAAGTGTTGGTATTGTTACAGCTCTTCTGCCTCACATTGGATATGAAAACTCCTCTATGTTGGCTAAAGAGGCTTATAAAACTGGACGTCCAGTAAGGGAACTTATTCTGAAGAAAAGATTATTGACTCAAGAAGCGATGAATATTATTTTATCTCCAGAGGAAATGACGCAACCTGGTATAGCTGGTAAAAGGTTAGTTAATATGTAA
- a CDS encoding DASS family sodium-coupled anion symporter encodes MNCKIVRGLICIFIGLAIWFSPIPEGIKPAAWHLLAVFTATIAAFILQPVAIGTASIIGLTTVVITGVLTPGQALEGFSNTVIWLIVAAFMFAKGFIKTGLGRRIAYILMSKFGDSTLKLAYTMAATDFIVAPFTPSNTARGGGIIYPITRSLCTAFGSEPGPTAGKVGKFLIFSSYNSVIISASVFLTGASNNVVVMKLTQELFGQTITWSQWFIACIFPGIVCTILIPYILYKIYPPELKKTPEAKELARKELMSMGIMSRDEKVLLLIFGGALALWSTSSITGLDSAFVALLGLSFMLITDVLNWDDILSEKGAWDVLVWMGVLVNMAAYLAKLGLITWFAKLVGAQLVGIPWVTVLVALSIVYTFIHYGFASNTAHVMALFSAFATVAVAAGAPVLLTAILLGVFANTCSTLTHYACGVSPIFFGSNYITQSEWWRLGFILSILHLVIWLGVGVPWMKVIGIW; translated from the coding sequence TTGAATTGTAAAATAGTACGAGGTCTAATTTGTATTTTTATTGGACTGGCCATTTGGTTTAGTCCCATTCCTGAAGGCATAAAGCCTGCAGCATGGCATTTGTTAGCTGTATTTACAGCAACGATAGCCGCCTTTATTTTACAGCCAGTAGCGATTGGCACAGCATCTATCATTGGGTTAACAACAGTGGTTATTACCGGTGTTCTGACTCCTGGACAAGCTCTTGAAGGGTTTAGTAATACGGTCATCTGGCTCATCGTAGCAGCGTTTATGTTTGCTAAGGGTTTTATTAAGACGGGCCTTGGTCGGCGAATTGCGTATATTTTGATGAGCAAGTTTGGCGATAGTACGTTAAAGTTAGCTTATACTATGGCTGCAACGGACTTTATTGTTGCACCATTTACCCCATCGAATACTGCCCGAGGAGGAGGCATTATCTATCCGATAACCCGCAGTTTATGTACAGCGTTTGGCTCTGAACCTGGTCCTACTGCTGGTAAGGTAGGAAAATTCTTAATATTTAGTTCGTATAATAGCGTTATTATTTCAGCATCCGTATTTTTGACTGGTGCATCGAATAATGTTGTCGTTATGAAGTTAACCCAAGAATTATTTGGGCAAACCATAACTTGGTCCCAATGGTTTATAGCGTGTATCTTTCCAGGCATAGTATGTACCATCTTGATACCATATATTTTATATAAGATTTACCCGCCAGAATTGAAGAAAACACCAGAAGCTAAAGAACTGGCACGAAAAGAATTGATGAGTATGGGTATTATGAGTCGAGATGAAAAAGTACTTCTGCTAATCTTTGGCGGTGCTCTTGCTCTTTGGTCTACTAGCAGTATTACAGGTCTTGATTCAGCCTTTGTTGCTCTTTTAGGTTTATCTTTTATGCTGATCACCGATGTTCTCAATTGGGATGACATCTTGAGTGAAAAGGGTGCTTGGGACGTTCTCGTCTGGATGGGCGTTTTAGTTAATATGGCAGCCTATCTTGCCAAGCTTGGTCTTATCACTTGGTTTGCTAAGCTTGTAGGAGCACAATTAGTAGGAATTCCTTGGGTTACAGTGCTTGTTGCACTAAGTATTGTTTATACTTTTATCCATTATGGTTTTGCTAGTAATACGGCGCATGTTATGGCTCTTTTTAGTGCTTTTGCTACGGTAGCTGTAGCTGCTGGCGCACCAGTACTTCTAACCGCAATTCTCTTAGGGGTATTTGCCAATACTTGTTCAACTTTGACTCATTACGCTTGCGGAGTATCGCCGATTTTCTTCGGTTCGAATTATATTACACAAAGTGAGTGGTGGCGACTTGGTTTTATTCTGTCTATACTGCATTTGGTGATATGGCTAGGAGTTGGTGTTCCATGGATGAAGGTTATTGGTATTTGGTAA
- a CDS encoding 3-hydroxyacyl-ACP dehydratase FabZ family protein, whose translation MKAIETLLPQRYPFLFVDEIISANRDEIIGKKTYDATFLYFQEYFPGKKIVPHSILIESIVQCGGAGVNDTGLFTKALWGLASIETAHFFDSVEPNIPVTMIVKNLRITDKILKQTGTASCDGKKVLEATWLCLKL comes from the coding sequence ATGAAAGCTATTGAAACATTGCTCCCACAGCGCTATCCATTTTTATTTGTTGATGAAATTATTTCTGCAAATCGAGATGAGATCATAGGAAAGAAAACCTATGATGCAACCTTTCTATATTTTCAGGAGTATTTTCCTGGCAAAAAAATCGTGCCTCATTCCATTTTGATTGAATCCATCGTGCAATGCGGCGGTGCAGGAGTCAATGACACAGGTCTATTTACTAAAGCCTTATGGGGATTAGCATCCATCGAAACTGCTCATTTTTTCGATTCTGTTGAGCCCAATATCCCAGTTACCATGATCGTGAAGAATCTTAGGATTACCGATAAAATACTCAAACAAACCGGAACTGCTTCCTGTGACGGAAAGAAAGTTCTAGAAGCAACCTGGCTGTGTCTCAAGTTGTAA
- a CDS encoding ATP-dependent Clp protease proteolytic subunit yields MKQHHSFHKVVLTSKERNDIVEHHEKESSQEKLQERILKTRSIIISGEINQAVAAKVMAQLLILEEMGDQPIKLFINSQGGHVEAGDTIHDMIKFIKPRVIVIGTGWVASAGITIYLATAKENRFSLPNTRYMIHQPLGGVQGQASDIRIEADEIIKMRSRINKLISDGTGQPLEKIEKDTQRNYWLGAQEAIEYGIVNQIITESTELKNL; encoded by the coding sequence ATGAAGCAGCACCACTCTTTCCATAAAGTGGTGCTCACTTCAAAAGAAAGGAATGATATTGTGGAACATCATGAAAAAGAAAGTTCTCAGGAGAAACTGCAGGAAAGAATATTAAAAACCCGATCGATTATTATTTCCGGTGAAATTAATCAAGCCGTAGCAGCAAAAGTTATGGCCCAGTTATTGATCTTAGAAGAAATGGGAGATCAGCCAATTAAGTTGTTTATTAACAGCCAAGGAGGGCATGTTGAGGCTGGCGATACCATTCACGATATGATCAAATTTATTAAACCACGCGTCATCGTGATTGGTACTGGCTGGGTTGCCAGCGCCGGCATCACCATTTATCTGGCAACGGCTAAAGAAAATCGTTTTTCCCTGCCTAACACTCGCTATATGATTCATCAGCCTCTGGGAGGAGTCCAGGGTCAAGCCAGTGATATTCGAATTGAAGCGGATGAAATTATTAAAATGCGCTCTAGAATCAACAAACTAATTAGTGATGGCACTGGCCAGCCTTTAGAAAAGATAGAAAAAGACACGCAAAGAAATTACTGGCTTGGCGCACAAGAAGCAATCGAATACGGTATTGTAAATCAAATTATTACCGAATCGACAGAGCTAAAGAATCTCTGA
- a CDS encoding class I adenylate-forming enzyme family protein, whose product MLIYSGLHAKPKDKICLIHGKIRLTYREFAQQVDDLAHHLAVQIKKGDKVLLKLADPLSQLCYFFGIIKAGGACVFIDTSTSEEVCAALMDTHQLTLYIDESFQLPAASAPLLPEVHPEDLFLGALSSGSTGTPKLIWRDHQSWTRAFSSQSMVFQLSNADTLYLISSLVYTANLNACLHVLFEGGTVMFASTHMPRTWVREIESHCISAIFMVPANYKILLKNMKAPLPKLHSLVTCGAKMDLPTLQALLAYFPSAEIFEYYGASELGHVSYSNTKDLLERPDSVGRAFPHVTISIEDDIIWIESPYVAPAYRPKASVEDLGRLDEKDYLYLLGRKHGIINTGGIKVIPEQVETALLQCPGIAQVVVGGIADPLRGQKVCAWIVKNQPALTAGDVLDFCHKKLRPHYCPQKIIFLDEIPLNSNGKIDRINIKNQNIYTS is encoded by the coding sequence ATGCTGATTTATAGTGGTTTACATGCAAAGCCAAAAGATAAAATTTGTCTCATACATGGCAAAATACGTCTTACCTATCGGGAATTTGCACAACAAGTTGATGATCTAGCCCATCACCTTGCTGTGCAAATAAAAAAGGGTGACAAAGTTTTGCTTAAACTTGCCGACCCGCTTTCCCAGCTATGTTATTTCTTTGGGATCATCAAAGCAGGAGGAGCTTGTGTCTTCATCGATACTTCCACCTCGGAAGAAGTCTGTGCAGCTCTTATGGACACTCATCAATTAACACTGTATATCGATGAAAGTTTTCAGCTTCCAGCCGCCTCTGCTCCATTACTGCCAGAGGTTCACCCCGAAGATCTCTTTTTAGGGGCCTTGAGCTCGGGAAGCACCGGAACTCCTAAGTTAATATGGCGTGACCACCAAAGCTGGACCAGGGCTTTTTCAAGTCAAAGCATGGTTTTTCAACTTTCAAATGCAGATACTCTCTATTTAATCAGTTCCCTGGTATATACTGCCAACTTAAATGCCTGTCTGCATGTTCTGTTTGAAGGCGGCACTGTTATGTTTGCCAGCACGCACATGCCTCGCACCTGGGTGCGAGAAATAGAATCGCATTGCATAAGTGCTATTTTTATGGTGCCTGCAAACTATAAAATTTTGCTTAAGAATATGAAAGCTCCACTGCCAAAGCTGCACTCACTAGTAACCTGTGGAGCAAAGATGGATCTGCCGACTCTCCAAGCCCTCCTAGCGTACTTTCCATCAGCAGAAATCTTTGAATATTATGGTGCCAGTGAGCTAGGTCATGTAAGTTACTCCAATACCAAAGATCTTTTAGAACGCCCCGATTCCGTAGGCCGGGCATTCCCTCACGTAACAATCTCAATTGAAGATGATATCATCTGGATCGAAAGTCCCTATGTCGCTCCCGCCTACCGACCAAAAGCATCTGTAGAGGATTTGGGCCGCTTAGATGAGAAAGACTATTTATATTTATTGGGACGTAAGCATGGCATCATCAATACTGGAGGCATCAAAGTAATCCCAGAGCAGGTAGAAACAGCTCTGCTTCAATGCCCTGGAATCGCTCAAGTTGTTGTCGGAGGAATTGCTGATCCATTACGGGGACAAAAAGTCTGTGCATGGATTGTTAAAAATCAGCCAGCTCTGACGGCTGGCGATGTCCTAGATTTTTGTCATAAGAAATTGCGTCCCCATTATTGTCCTCAAAAAATTATCTTCCTTGATGAAATACCATTGAATTCAAATGGAAAAATTGATAGAATCAACATAAAGAATCAAAACATTTACACATCATAA
- a CDS encoding aldo/keto reductase, with product MAKNLQDTITLANGVKIPWLGLGVFKVKEGSEVVDAVRTAIKYGYRSIDTAAIYGNEEGVGQGIKEGLQEAGIAREDLFVTSKVWNADQGYDSTLEAYQTSLIKLDLDYLDLYLIHWPVKGKYKDTWRALERIYHEGRVRAIGVSNFHVHHLKDVFQGSTIKPMINQVEFHPRLIQKELRAFCKEQGIQFEAWSPLMQGKLLDNPILQGIADKYGKSIAQVIIRWDLQNDVVTIPKSIKEHRIIENSNVFDFELTKEDLEQIDALNENQRVGSDPDNFNF from the coding sequence ATGGCAAAGAATCTGCAAGATACAATCACATTAGCCAATGGAGTAAAAATCCCTTGGCTTGGTTTAGGAGTCTTTAAGGTAAAAGAAGGTTCTGAAGTTGTTGACGCGGTAAGGACTGCCATCAAATATGGTTATCGAAGTATTGATACAGCAGCTATTTACGGAAATGAGGAAGGCGTAGGTCAAGGTATTAAAGAGGGTTTGCAGGAAGCTGGTATTGCCAGAGAAGACCTGTTTGTAACCTCAAAAGTCTGGAATGCAGATCAAGGATACGACTCCACCTTAGAAGCTTATCAAACAAGCCTGATAAAACTTGATTTAGATTATCTGGATTTATATCTGATTCACTGGCCAGTAAAAGGAAAATATAAAGATACATGGAGAGCCTTAGAACGCATCTATCATGAAGGACGTGTTCGCGCTATCGGCGTCAGTAATTTCCATGTTCATCATCTGAAAGATGTATTCCAAGGTTCTACCATCAAGCCAATGATCAATCAAGTGGAATTTCATCCCCGCCTCATACAAAAAGAACTGCGGGCCTTTTGTAAAGAACAAGGCATCCAGTTTGAAGCATGGTCTCCCTTGATGCAGGGCAAGCTGTTAGACAATCCTATATTGCAAGGGATTGCTGACAAATACGGCAAATCAATAGCTCAGGTGATCATACGCTGGGACTTGCAGAATGATGTCGTAACCATTCCCAAATCAATAAAGGAACACCGTATTATTGAAAATTCAAATGTGTTTGATTTCGAGCTGACCAAAGAAGATCTGGAACAAATCGATGCTTTAAATGAAAACCAGCGTGTTGGTTCTGATCCTGACAATTTTAATTTTTAA
- a CDS encoding sensor histidine kinase, with product MKRTWLSVLLMILIVPLVGELKFYPFDHEFSSFRVSFGSPIFLFFLLWLRSTSFALSGLLVGFSVLVFRIVLDLSTIDSTFSSSFMLRVPTFFYYVTYSLIFQLAKAKDLYNQPMRIGLLSTLAEIIASIVELMLSLTSSNAAVILTFPIISKILIIAVIRNFFILSFFFIINLHHAEVVVEQQREQNKHMLLLISDLYKEGIQLRKSLQNAENITRDCYNLYKDLHNSQLPFDKNTLAQSILGIAGQVHEIKKDNQRIYASIAQLISDGKLHDYMTASELADIILQSHQKYARSLEKNIIFDLQIDNLLPPLHVSTVLSLVNNLVSNGVESIKDSGFIKISFYRIGECIAFRVADTGAGIPPKKRNLIFKPGYTTKFDPSGNPSTGMGLPYIKDLTTSLHGSITLEDAPHTDETVFIIQLPLQSVIKEG from the coding sequence ATGAAAAGAACATGGCTTTCAGTTTTGTTAATGATCCTAATTGTCCCCTTAGTTGGCGAACTCAAATTTTATCCTTTTGACCATGAATTCAGTTCCTTTCGTGTTAGCTTTGGCTCACCAATCTTTTTATTTTTTTTACTATGGCTACGCAGCACTTCTTTTGCCTTATCCGGATTATTAGTAGGCTTCTCCGTTCTAGTGTTTCGCATAGTATTAGATCTAAGTACGATTGACAGCACATTCTCCTCTAGTTTTATGCTTCGCGTCCCAACCTTTTTTTATTACGTAACATATTCCCTTATTTTTCAATTGGCAAAAGCCAAGGATTTATATAACCAGCCAATGCGTATCGGACTGTTATCCACCCTTGCAGAAATAATCGCTAGTATCGTGGAGCTGATGCTCTCTTTGACCTCTTCAAATGCAGCGGTTATCCTTACTTTCCCCATTATCAGCAAAATCTTAATTATTGCCGTCATACGCAATTTCTTTATTCTGAGCTTCTTTTTTATCATAAATTTACACCATGCAGAAGTCGTAGTAGAACAGCAAAGAGAACAAAATAAGCATATGCTCCTGCTGATTTCCGATTTGTATAAAGAAGGCATCCAGCTTAGAAAATCTTTACAAAATGCGGAAAATATTACCCGGGATTGTTATAACTTATATAAAGATCTGCACAACTCCCAATTGCCATTTGATAAGAACACTTTAGCACAAAGCATACTAGGGATCGCCGGTCAAGTTCATGAAATCAAAAAGGATAATCAGCGAATCTATGCCAGTATCGCCCAGTTAATATCAGATGGTAAATTACATGACTATATGACTGCTTCAGAACTGGCGGATATTATCCTGCAATCCCATCAAAAATATGCGCGTTCCTTGGAAAAAAACATTATCTTTGATTTGCAAATTGATAATTTGTTACCGCCGTTACATGTCTCTACTGTTTTATCCCTTGTCAATAATTTAGTATCCAATGGGGTGGAGTCTATTAAAGATTCTGGCTTCATCAAAATATCTTTTTATCGAATCGGTGAATGCATTGCCTTTCGGGTAGCCGATACTGGAGCAGGAATCCCCCCTAAGAAAAGAAACCTTATTTTCAAACCTGGCTACACGACTAAGTTTGATCCGTCAGGTAATCCCTCGACTGGTATGGGCCTACCGTATATCAAGGATTTAACAACTAGCTTACATGGCAGTATTACCCTGGAAGACGCTCCTCATACTGATGAAACAGTGTTTATCATACAACTGCCACTGCAAAGTGTAATAAAGGAAGGATGA